Proteins encoded within one genomic window of Epinephelus lanceolatus isolate andai-2023 chromosome 9, ASM4190304v1, whole genome shotgun sequence:
- the anapc7 gene encoding anaphase-promoting complex subunit 7, with amino-acid sequence MNVIDHVRDMASAGLHSNVRILSSLLLTMSNNNPELFSPAQKYQLLVYHADAIFHDKEYRNAACKYSMALQQKKVLSKTSKVRTSTGGAASNIQTQTLPSEIEVKYKIAECYTILKLDKDAIAVLDGIPSRQRTPKINMMLANLYRKAGQERSAVTSYKEVLRQCPLALDAIIGLLSLSVKGAEVASMTMDVIQSIPNLDWLSVWIKAYAFIHAGDNQRAINTICSLEKKSLLRDNVDLLVSLADVYFRAGDTKNAILKFEQAQMLDPYLIKGMDVYGYLMAREGHLEDVEVLGGRLFNISDQHAEPWVISGCHSFYSKRYSRALYLGAKAIQLNSNSVQALLLKGAALRNMGRVQEAIIHFREAMRLAPCRLDCYEGLIDCYLASNGIREAMGMANNIYKTLGANAQTLTILATVCLEDPVTQEKAKTLLDKALAQRPDYTKAVVKKAELLSREQKYEEGIALLRNALANQSDCVLHRMLGDFLVAVNDYQEAMDQYSIALSLDPNDQKSLEGMQKMEKEESPTDATVELDGDDMEGSGEDGDLEGSDSEAAQWADQEQWFGMQ; translated from the exons ATGAATGTCATAGATCATGTACGGGATATGGCTTCCGCCGGCCTTCACTCTAATGTCCGGATATTGAGCAGTTTGTTGCTAACGATGAGTAATAACAACCC GGAGCTGTTCTCTCCGGCCCAGAAGTACCAGTTGTTGGTCTACCACGCTGATGCCATCTTTCATGATAAAGAATATCGTAATGCTGCCTGCAAGTACAGCATGGCACTGCAACAGAAAAAGGTGCTTAGCAAAACATCTAAAGTTCGCACGTCTACCGGTGGAGCTGCGTCTAACATACAGACACAG ACTTTGCCCTCAGAAATTGAGGTGAAGTACAAGATCGCTGAATGCTACACCATTTTGAAACTGGATAAAGATGCCATTGCAGTGCTCGATGGGATCCCATCCAGACAGAGGACACCAAAG ATCAACATGATGCTAGCCAACCTGTACAGGAAAGCTGGGCAGGAGCGTTCTGCAGTGACAAGCTACAAAGAGGTCCTCAGACAGTGTCCCCTCGCTCTTGATGCAATCATTG GTCTTCTCTCTTTATCAGTCAAAGGAGCTGAAGTGGCATCCATGACTATGGATGTGATCCAGAGCATCCCCAACCTGGActggctctctgtttggatcaaAGCTTATGCCTTCATACATGCAGGAGACAATCAAAGAGCCATCAACACTATATG CTCTCTTGAGAAGAAGTCCCTGTTGCGGGACAACGTGGACCTCCTGGTAAGCCTGGCAGATGTCTACTTCAGGGCAGGTGACACCAAGAATGCCATCCTCAAATTTGAACAAGCCCAGATGCTGGACCCATACCTCATCAAAG GAATGGATGTTTATGGCTACCTGATGGCCCGGGAAGGACACCTGGAGGATGTTGAAGTCCTGGGAGGACGATTATTCAATATCTCAGACCAGCATGCAGAACCCTGGGTGATCTCTGG TTGTCACAGCTTTTATAGCAAGCGTTACTCCAGAGCCCTCTACCTAGGAGCAAAGGCCATCCAGCTGAACAGCAACAGCGTACAGGCTCTCCTCCTGAAGGGGGCAGCGCTAAGAAACATGGGTCGTGTCCAAGAAGCCATCATCCATTTCAGGGAGGCTATGCGCTTGGCTCCCTGCAGACTCGACTGCTATGAAG GTCTGATTGACTGTTACCTGGCATCCAATGGGATTCGAGAGGCTATGGGAATGGCCAATAACATTTATAAGACTCTGGGGGCCAATGCTCAAACTCTGACCATCCTTGCCACAGTGTGTCTGGAAGACCCAGTGACTCAGGAGAAAGCCAAAACCCTGCTGGACAAAGCACTGGCCCAGAGACCCGACTACACCAAGGCTGTGGTCAAAAAGGCTGAACTGCTCA GTCGTGAACAGAAATATGAAGAAGGGATTGCTCTCCTGCGGAACGCCctggccaatcagagtgattgtGTCCTGCACAGAATGCTGGGAGATTTCCTGGTGGCTGTCAACGATTACCAAGAAGCCATGGATCAGTACAGCATAGCGCTAAG CCTGGATCCCAATGACCAGAAGTCTTTAGAAGGCATGCAGAAGATGGAGAAGGAAGAGAGTCCCACAGACGCCACGGTTGAGCTGGACGGCGATGACATGGAGGGCAGCGGAGAGGACGGAGATCTGGAGGGCAGCGACAGTGAAGCGGCACAGTGGGCTGATCAGGAACAGTGGTTTGGCATGCAGTGA